From Cinclus cinclus chromosome 2, bCinCin1.1, whole genome shotgun sequence, one genomic window encodes:
- the FUT4 gene encoding alpha-(1,3)-fucosyltransferase 4: protein MAGRGGGGSSGTSPPPGPGVGAERRRRQQPQPQDALPGPSAAGALRGAERRQRAAGMAAAPGRCRGRCCWRRWRRRLRGRRWALAAGLLGAAAALALYSALPEPARADGEAVTVLLWWEPFGRPRRLPDCRRRYNISGCRLSADRSRFGEAQAVLFHHRDLARHGAEGLPRGSPPRPPRQRWVWMNFESPSHSPGLRGLGGLFNWTMSYRRDSDVFVPYGYLYVPPAPRPFVLPRKTRLVAWVISNWNEEHARVRYYRQLKEHLPIDVYGARGMALAEGGLVETVSAYKFYLAFENSQHTDYITEKLWRNAFSASAVPVVLGPRRANYERFIPPDSFIHVDDFPSPRLLATYLKFLDKNKPNYRRYFAWRKKYEVHVTSFWDEHFCKVCEAVRAAGNQIKTVRNLASWFES from the coding sequence ATGGCCGGGAGGGGCGgtggcggcagcagcggcaccTCCCcgccgccggggccgggggTGGGGGcagagcggcggcggcggcagcagccccagccccaggatgCGCTGCCCGGCCCCAGCGCCGCCGGTGCCCTGCGCGGGGCAGAACGGCGGCAGCGGGCGGCGGGGATGGCTGCGGCCCCAGGGCGCTGCCGCGGCCGCTGCTGctggcggcggtggcggcggcggctgcgcgGGCGGCGGTGGGCGCTGGCGGCCGGGCTGCtgggcgccgccgccgcgctcGCCCTGTACTCGGCGCTGCCCGAGCCGGCGCGGGCGGACGGCGAGGCGGTGACCGTGCTGCTGTGGTGGGAGCCTTTCGGCCGCCCGCGGCGCTTGCCCGACTGCCGGCGGCGCTACAACATCAGCGGCTGCCGGCTCAGCGCCGACCGCAGCCGGTTCGGCGAGGCGCAGGCGGTGCTGTTCCACCACCGCGACCTGGCGCGGCACGGCGCCGAGGGGCTGCCCCGAGGGTCCCCGCCGCGGCCCCCGCGCCAGCGCTGGGTGTGGATGAACTTCGAGTCGCCGTCGCACTCGCCCGGCCTGCGGGGGCTGGGCGGTCTCTTCAACTGGACCATGTCCTACCGCCGCGACTCCGACGTGTTCGTTCCCTACGGGTACCTCTACGTCCCGCCGGCGCCCCGGCCCTTCGTGCTGCCCCGCAAGACGCGGCTGGTGGCCTGGGTCATCAGCAACTGGAACGAGGAGCACGCCCGTGTGCGCTACTACCGCCAGCTGAAAGAGCACCTGCCCATCGACGTGTACGGGGCGCGGGGGATGGCGCTGGCCGAGGGCGGCCTGGTGGAGACCGTCTCAGCCTACAAGTTCTACCTGGCCTTCGAGAACTCCCAGCACACCGACTACATCACCGAGAAGCTCTGGAGAAACGCTTTCTCCGCCAGCGCCGTGCCCGTCGTCCTCGGACCCCGCAGGGCCAACTACGAGCGCTTCATCCCCCCCGATTCCTTCATCCACGTTGACGACTTCCCCAGCCCCCGGCTGCTGGCTACCTACCTGAAATTCCTCGATAAGAACAAACCCAACTACAGGCGGTACTTTGCCTGGAGGAAGAAGTACGAAGTCCACGTCACCTCGTTCTGGGATGAGCATTTCTGCAAGGTCTGCGAGGCTGTCAGGGCAGCTGGGAATCAAATCAAGACTGTTCGAAATCTGGCCAGCTGGTTCGAAAGCTGA
- the ANKRD49 gene encoding ankyrin repeat domain-containing protein 49 — protein sequence MNKDKKTDEDDDDSELFEDFTEHFNQLELLETHRHLIPVGTQSCWSGQSDDDDDEQERTEEWYEMQEKKMEKNPEKLLLWAAENNRLSTVKRLLTEKLAPVNARDEDQYTPLHRAAYSGHLDVAHELVAQGADVHAQTVDGWTPLHSACKWNNTRVAAFLLQQGADINAQTNGLLTPLHIAAGNKNSRETLELLLMNRYVKPDLKNNLDETALDIARRTDIYHYLFEIVEDCINAVSP from the exons ATGAATAAAGACAAGAAAactgatgaagatgatgatgacaGCGAGCTGTTTGAAGACTTCACGGAGCATTTTAACCAACTTGAACTGCTGGAGACGCACAGGCATTTGATTCCTGTAGGAACTCAGAGCTGTTGGTCAGGACAGTctgatgatgacgatgatgagCAAGAAAGAACGGAGGAATGGTAcgaaatgcaagaaaaaaaaatggaaaaaaatccagagaaattgctgctctgggcagctgaaAACAATCGG CTGAGTACAGTGAAGAGGCTCCTGACGGAAAAGCTGGCTCCAGTGAACGCTCGTGATGAAGATCAATACACTCCTCTCCATCGAGCTGCCTACAGCGGGCACTTGGATGTTGCACACGAGTTGGTGGCCCAAGGGGCCGATGTTCACGCGCAGACCGTGGACGGCTGGACGCCCCTGCACAGCGCCTGCAAGTGGAACAACACCAGAGTGGCCGCGTTCCTGCTTCAGCAGGGTGCAGACATCAACGCGCAGACAAACGGTCTGCTGACACCCCTGCACATTGCTGCGGGAAACAAAAACAGCAGGGAAACCCTTGAGCTCCTGCTGATGAACCGCTATGTGAAGCCAGACTTGAAAAACAACTTGGATGAAACCGCCCTTGACATTGCAAGGAGGACTGATATATATCACTACCTTTTTGAAATAGTAGAAGACTGCATAAATGCTGTGTCCCCATAA